In Deinococcus maricopensis DSM 21211, one genomic interval encodes:
- the nagA gene encoding N-acetylglucosamine-6-phosphate deacetylase codes for MTRTLAGQLVTPDGVRAGRVVFGTHLQGVESQDDAPGGVFILPGFIDAHVHGGGGGDTMDGEAGIRTLARAHAARGTTTLLPTTITRPWADVLGALHAVRQVMTTGVPGGADVPGAHLEGPFISPHRLGAQPNHTLAPTAERVEALLTLGVLRAVTLAPEVDGAVTAAAQFARAGVRVGVGHTVATYAQTRAVLDAVHANGGQAASTHLYNAMGGLTGREPGPLGALLTDAHAYHELILDGHHLHPASFQLALACAPDRATLITDAMRAAGLGDGPSELGGQAVQVEGGAARLADGTLAGSVLTLDVALRHAVYAGVPLAHASALLSAHPARSLKLTDRGELRAGLRADLVVLNADLHVQQVYVAGTPILEENP; via the coding sequence GTGACGCGGACCCTCGCGGGCCAGCTCGTCACGCCGGACGGCGTGCGTGCCGGGCGCGTGGTGTTCGGCACGCACCTCCAGGGGGTCGAATCCCAGGACGACGCGCCGGGGGGCGTGTTCATCCTGCCGGGCTTCATTGACGCGCACGTGCACGGCGGCGGCGGCGGCGACACCATGGACGGCGAGGCGGGCATCCGCACGCTCGCGCGCGCGCACGCGGCGCGCGGCACGACCACGCTGCTGCCCACCACCATCACGCGCCCCTGGGCGGACGTGCTCGGCGCGCTGCACGCCGTCCGGCAGGTCATGACGACCGGCGTGCCCGGCGGCGCGGACGTGCCCGGCGCGCACCTTGAAGGGCCGTTCATCAGCCCGCACCGGCTCGGCGCGCAACCGAACCACACCCTGGCCCCCACGGCCGAGCGCGTGGAGGCCCTGCTGACCCTCGGGGTACTGCGGGCGGTGACGCTCGCGCCGGAAGTGGACGGCGCGGTGACCGCCGCCGCGCAGTTCGCCCGCGCCGGCGTGCGCGTCGGCGTGGGGCACACCGTCGCCACGTACGCGCAGACGCGCGCCGTGCTGGACGCCGTGCACGCGAACGGCGGTCAGGCCGCCAGCACGCACCTGTACAACGCCATGGGCGGCCTGACCGGCCGGGAGCCCGGACCGCTCGGCGCGCTCCTCACCGACGCGCACGCGTACCACGAGCTGATCCTCGACGGGCACCACCTGCACCCCGCGTCCTTCCAGCTGGCGCTCGCGTGCGCGCCCGACCGCGCGACCCTCATCACGGACGCCATGCGCGCCGCCGGCCTCGGCGACGGCCCCAGCGAACTGGGCGGGCAGGCCGTGCAGGTCGAGGGCGGCGCCGCACGCCTCGCGGACGGCACCCTCGCGGGCAGCGTCCTCACACTCGATGTGGCGCTGCGCCACGCCGTGTACGCGGGCGTGCCGCTCGCGCACGCGTCCGCGCTGCTCAGCGCCCACCCCGCCCGGTCCCTGAAGCTCACCGACCGCGGGGAGCTGCGCGCGGGCCTGCGCGCCGACCTGGTGGTCCTGAACGCCGATCTGCACGTGCAGCAGGTGTACGTGGCCGGCACGCCCATCCTGGAGGAGAACCCATGA
- a CDS encoding thiolase family protein has translation MNSVVLVAGARTAVGAMGGAFRDTPDYELGQVALTGALERAGVRADALDLLVMGQVLTAGEAAYNPRRIGLSVGMREVTPQYGVNQLCGSGLRAAYNAWMSLALGEVRLVAAGGVENMSRAPYLLPEARFGKKLGHMAMVDSLTKALTCGVTDVPMGITAENIAERQGLTREAQDAFSVESHRRALAAQASGRLAREIVPVQTKKGLVDTDERPQETSLEALGKLKPAFRKDGTVTAGNASGINDGAAFMILADEAYARAEGLPILARLRGFTSAGVAPDVMGLGPSIAVPKLLDAHGLSVPDIGVWELNEAFAAQALGVMNDLKLPEDRVNLNGGAVALGHPVGMSGARVLYSLVEELRDRGGLGVATLCIGGGQGIAALVEAV, from the coding sequence ATGAACAGTGTGGTGTTGGTGGCGGGCGCGCGGACGGCGGTCGGCGCGATGGGCGGCGCGTTCCGGGACACGCCGGACTACGAACTCGGGCAGGTCGCGCTCACGGGCGCGCTTGAACGCGCGGGCGTCCGCGCGGACGCCCTGGACCTGCTCGTCATGGGGCAGGTCCTCACGGCGGGCGAGGCGGCGTACAACCCGCGCCGCATCGGGTTGAGCGTCGGCATGCGCGAGGTCACGCCGCAGTACGGCGTGAACCAGCTGTGCGGCTCCGGGCTGCGTGCCGCGTACAACGCCTGGATGAGCCTCGCGCTCGGCGAGGTGCGCCTCGTCGCGGCGGGCGGTGTGGAGAACATGAGCCGCGCGCCGTACCTCCTCCCGGAAGCGCGCTTCGGGAAGAAGCTCGGGCACATGGCCATGGTCGACAGCCTCACGAAGGCGCTCACGTGCGGCGTCACGGACGTCCCCATGGGCATCACGGCAGAGAACATCGCGGAGCGGCAGGGCCTGACGCGCGAGGCGCAGGACGCGTTCAGCGTGGAGAGCCACCGCCGCGCGCTCGCCGCGCAGGCGTCCGGCCGTCTCGCGCGCGAGATCGTGCCTGTCCAGACCAAAAAAGGCCTCGTCGACACGGATGAGCGCCCGCAGGAAACCAGCCTGGAGGCCCTTGGGAAGCTGAAGCCCGCCTTCCGCAAGGACGGCACCGTCACCGCCGGGAACGCCTCGGGCATCAATGACGGCGCGGCGTTCATGATCCTCGCGGATGAGGCGTACGCGCGCGCGGAAGGCCTGCCCATCCTGGCGCGCCTGCGCGGGTTCACGTCGGCGGGCGTCGCGCCGGACGTGATGGGCCTCGGGCCGAGCATCGCCGTGCCGAAACTGCTGGACGCGCACGGCCTGAGCGTCCCAGACATCGGCGTGTGGGAGTTGAACGAGGCATTCGCCGCGCAGGCCCTGGGCGTCATGAACGACCTGAAGCTCCCGGAGGACCGCGTGAACCTGAACGGCGGCGCCGTCGCGCTCGGCCACCCGGTCGGCATGAGCGGCGCGCGCGTCCTGTACTCCCTGGTGGAAGAACTCCGCGACCGCGGCGGGCTGGGCGTGGCAACGCTGTGCATCGGTGGCGGGCAGGGCATCGCTGCGCTCGTGGAGGCCGTGTGA
- a CDS encoding macro domain-containing protein, with product MPLELVQGDIAAQTTCAVTTAANAQLMGGGGVDGVIHRAAGPDLLRAIRQLGGTPTGTAVITPAFNLGAQGVKYVIHAVGPIWNGGHNGEADLLAGAYHASLRLAVEHSCDSVAVPAISTGVYGYPLPEAAAVTVGAITAFLAEHPALHVRVVLYDGGTLNVFRRALQKLGA from the coding sequence ATGCCTCTGGAACTCGTACAAGGTGACATCGCCGCGCAGACCACCTGCGCGGTCACCACCGCCGCAAACGCGCAGCTCATGGGCGGGGGCGGCGTGGACGGCGTCATCCACCGCGCCGCCGGCCCGGACCTGCTGCGCGCCATCCGGCAGCTCGGCGGGACGCCCACCGGCACGGCCGTCATCACCCCCGCCTTCAACCTCGGCGCGCAAGGCGTGAAGTACGTCATTCACGCGGTCGGGCCCATCTGGAATGGCGGGCACAACGGTGAGGCGGACCTGCTCGCGGGCGCGTACCACGCCAGCCTGCGCCTCGCGGTGGAGCACAGCTGTGACAGCGTCGCTGTGCCCGCCATCAGCACCGGCGTGTACGGCTACCCCCTCCCGGAGGCGGCCGCCGTGACGGTCGGGGCCATCACGGCATTCCTCGCGGAGCACCCGGCCCTGCACGTGCGCGTGGTGCTGTACGACGGCGGCACCCTGAACGTCTTCCGGCGTGCCCTGCAGAAACTCGGTGCATGA
- a CDS encoding SIS domain-containing protein, with translation MTNAPTPLMLTEARQTPQVIERQLRENQGAVRAVAQAIRERQPAFAVTVARGSSDHACTVLKYALETTLGLPVASGHPSVHTLYGATLRLGGALVIAVSQSGASPDVVETVRMARQGGALTVALVNVEDSDLARTAEFVLPLHAGEERAVAATKSYLASLTALLPVLADLTGDEALTRALEGLPDVLTRTLTLEADAADRAERYRYAESLITLARGIPFGVAQEAALKLKETSGIHAEAYSAAEFSHGPKRLVHEGVPLLAFTGADAAGEAARRAYADLMESGADLLALGTGEAPSGARHLKVPATGHALTDPVADALAFYLFAAHLALHRGLNPDAPPMLSKVTKTR, from the coding sequence ATGACGAACGCCCCCACGCCCCTGATGCTCACCGAAGCCCGCCAGACGCCGCAGGTGATCGAACGCCAGCTGCGTGAGAATCAGGGCGCGGTCCGCGCGGTCGCACAGGCCATCCGCGAGCGCCAGCCGGCGTTCGCGGTGACGGTCGCGCGCGGCAGCAGCGACCACGCCTGCACAGTCCTGAAGTACGCTCTGGAAACGACGCTCGGCCTGCCCGTGGCGAGCGGGCACCCGAGCGTGCACACCCTGTACGGCGCGACGCTGCGGCTCGGCGGGGCGCTCGTGATCGCGGTGTCGCAGAGCGGCGCCAGCCCGGACGTCGTCGAGACGGTCCGCATGGCGCGCCAGGGCGGCGCGCTCACCGTGGCGCTCGTGAACGTGGAGGACAGCGACCTCGCCCGCACCGCCGAATTCGTGCTGCCCCTGCACGCCGGGGAGGAGCGCGCCGTGGCCGCCACGAAAAGCTACCTGGCGAGCCTCACGGCGTTACTGCCGGTCCTCGCGGACCTCACGGGCGACGAGGCCCTCACGCGGGCGCTTGAGGGCCTGCCGGACGTGCTCACGCGCACGCTCACGCTCGAAGCGGACGCGGCGGACCGCGCCGAGCGGTACCGGTACGCGGAGAGCCTGATTACGCTCGCGCGCGGCATTCCGTTCGGCGTGGCGCAGGAGGCCGCGCTGAAACTCAAGGAGACCAGCGGCATTCACGCGGAGGCGTACAGCGCCGCGGAATTCAGCCACGGGCCCAAACGCCTCGTGCACGAGGGCGTGCCGCTGCTGGCGTTCACGGGCGCGGACGCGGCGGGCGAGGCGGCGCGGCGGGCGTACGCGGACCTGATGGAGAGCGGCGCGGACCTGCTCGCGCTCGGCACGGGCGAGGCGCCGAGCGGCGCGCGTCACCTGAAGGTGCCCGCCACGGGGCACGCCCTCACGGACCCGGTGGCGGACGCGCTGGCGTTCTACCTGTTCGCCGCGCACCTCGCACTGCACCGCGGCCTGAACCCGGACGCGCCCCCCATGCTCAGCAAGGTCACGAAAACCCGCTGA
- the tkt gene encoding transketolase, translating into MSVEQLSVNTIRTLSIDGVQQANSGHPGAPLGAAPMAYVLWQDFLRFNPKNPTWPGRDRFVLSPGHASMLIYSLLHLTGYDMSLDELKNFRQWGSKTPGHPEFFHTDGLDATTGPLGQGAAMTVGMAIAEAHLAARYNRPEHEVFDNYTYAIVSDGDLQEGVNHEVASLAGHLKLHKLIWLYDDNDVQLDTATSKTFTDDTTKRYESYGWNVLMVEDGNDLQAIRDAIKTAQTSDKPTLIRVKTVIGFGSPRAGTSKAHGEPLGADGVAATKEALGWTYPPFTVPDEVRAHMDATERGAQFEAQWQAKQDAYRAAHPDLAAELDTMLQRGLPADLADKLPTFDVGGKALATRAASGKVINAVAESVPGLMGGSADLSGSTKTTIEAQGAMQPGDMGQRNVYFGVREFGMSAIANGMSLYGGLRPMVGTFLVFADYLKPALRLSALQMQPVIYVLTHDSIGLGEDGPTHQPIEQIASLRATPHTHVYRPADANETAAVWQMALERKDGPSVLALSRQDLPILPRNASGVRKGAYVVRDAEHAQVILIATGSEVAVALEGADALASEGIGARVVSMPSMEVFREQDRSYIDSILTPGVKRVAIEAASPLGWHEWTGADGAVIAMQGFGASAPAKTLYEKFGFSAQNIVKVVKGLL; encoded by the coding sequence ATGAGCGTCGAGCAACTTTCGGTCAACACCATCCGCACCCTGTCCATTGACGGCGTGCAGCAGGCCAACAGCGGCCACCCCGGCGCCCCCCTCGGCGCGGCCCCCATGGCGTACGTGCTGTGGCAGGACTTCCTGCGCTTCAACCCCAAGAACCCCACCTGGCCCGGCCGTGACCGCTTCGTGCTGTCGCCCGGCCACGCCAGCATGCTGATCTACAGCCTGCTGCACCTCACCGGCTACGACATGAGCCTGGACGAACTCAAGAACTTCCGCCAGTGGGGCAGCAAAACCCCCGGCCACCCCGAGTTCTTCCACACGGACGGCCTGGACGCCACCACCGGCCCGCTCGGACAGGGCGCCGCCATGACGGTCGGCATGGCCATCGCCGAAGCGCACCTCGCCGCGCGCTACAACCGCCCCGAGCACGAGGTCTTCGACAACTACACCTACGCCATCGTCAGCGACGGCGACCTGCAGGAAGGCGTGAACCACGAAGTCGCGTCGCTCGCCGGGCACCTCAAGCTGCACAAACTCATCTGGCTGTACGACGACAACGACGTGCAGCTCGACACCGCCACCAGCAAGACCTTCACGGACGACACCACCAAACGCTACGAAAGCTACGGCTGGAACGTCCTGATGGTCGAGGACGGCAACGACCTGCAGGCCATCCGCGACGCCATCAAAACCGCGCAGACCAGCGACAAGCCCACCCTGATCCGCGTGAAGACCGTCATCGGCTTCGGCAGCCCCCGCGCCGGCACCAGCAAGGCGCACGGCGAGCCGCTCGGCGCCGACGGCGTCGCCGCCACCAAGGAAGCGCTCGGCTGGACGTACCCGCCGTTCACCGTGCCCGACGAGGTCCGCGCGCACATGGACGCCACCGAACGCGGCGCCCAGTTCGAAGCGCAGTGGCAGGCCAAGCAGGACGCCTACCGCGCCGCGCACCCCGACCTCGCCGCGGAACTCGACACCATGCTCCAGCGCGGCCTGCCCGCCGACCTCGCCGACAAACTCCCCACCTTCGACGTGGGCGGCAAGGCCCTCGCCACCCGCGCCGCCAGCGGAAAGGTCATCAACGCCGTCGCCGAGAGCGTCCCCGGCCTCATGGGCGGCAGCGCCGACCTGAGCGGCAGCACCAAGACCACCATCGAGGCGCAGGGCGCCATGCAGCCCGGCGACATGGGCCAGCGCAACGTGTACTTCGGCGTGCGCGAATTCGGCATGAGCGCCATCGCGAACGGCATGAGCCTGTACGGCGGCCTGCGCCCCATGGTCGGCACGTTCCTCGTGTTCGCCGACTACCTGAAACCCGCGCTGCGCCTCAGCGCCCTGCAGATGCAGCCGGTCATCTACGTCCTCACGCACGACAGCATCGGCCTCGGCGAGGACGGCCCCACCCACCAGCCCATCGAGCAGATCGCCAGCCTGCGCGCCACGCCGCACACGCACGTCTACCGCCCCGCCGACGCGAACGAAACGGCCGCCGTGTGGCAGATGGCCCTGGAACGCAAGGACGGCCCCAGCGTCCTCGCGCTGAGCCGCCAGGACCTCCCGATCCTGCCGCGCAACGCGAGCGGCGTCCGCAAGGGCGCGTACGTCGTCCGCGACGCCGAGCACGCGCAGGTCATCCTGATTGCCACCGGCAGTGAAGTCGCCGTCGCCCTCGAAGGCGCCGACGCCCTCGCCAGCGAAGGCATCGGCGCGCGCGTCGTCAGCATGCCCAGCATGGAAGTGTTCCGCGAGCAGGACCGCAGCTACATCGACAGCATCCTCACGCCCGGCGTGAAACGCGTCGCCATCGAAGCGGCCAGCCCGCTCGGCTGGCACGAGTGGACCGGCGCGGACGGCGCCGTCATCGCCATGCAGGGCTTCGGCGCGAGCGCGCCCGCCAAGACGCTGTACGAGAAGTTCGGCTTCAGCGCCCAGAACATCGTGAAGGTCGTCAAGGGCCTCCTGTAA
- the gmk gene encoding guanylate kinase: MMAAAPEPTPHPTEPRSPKRGLLIVMTGASGVGKGTIRERWLADQDIFYSVSWTTREARPGERDGTDYHFVTREAFEAEIDRNGFLEHAEFVGNHYGTPIAPIEAALARGQDVVLEIEVLGAMQIKPRIPEAILIFIVPPSLTELRRRLEGRATETPERIEKRMTRAREEILEAHNFHYVVVNDEVDRAVAELHAIQMAERARAERLTLRELQAIVEG; encoded by the coding sequence ATGATGGCGGCCGCCCCCGAACCCACCCCCCACCCCACCGAACCCCGCAGCCCGAAACGCGGCCTGCTCATCGTCATGACCGGCGCGAGCGGCGTCGGCAAAGGCACCATCCGCGAACGGTGGCTCGCCGATCAGGACATCTTCTACAGCGTCTCCTGGACCACCCGCGAAGCCCGCCCCGGCGAACGCGACGGCACCGACTATCACTTCGTCACCCGCGAGGCGTTCGAGGCGGAAATCGACCGCAACGGCTTCCTCGAGCACGCTGAATTCGTCGGGAACCACTACGGCACGCCCATCGCGCCCATCGAGGCGGCCCTCGCCCGCGGGCAGGACGTCGTCCTCGAAATCGAGGTGCTCGGCGCTATGCAGATCAAACCCCGCATTCCCGAAGCGATCCTGATCTTCATCGTGCCGCCCAGCCTCACCGAACTGCGCCGCCGCCTGGAAGGCCGCGCGACGGAAACGCCCGAACGCATCGAGAAGCGCATGACGCGCGCCCGCGAGGAAATCCTGGAAGCGCACAACTTCCACTACGTCGTCGTGAACGACGAGGTGGACCGCGCCGTCGCGGAACTGCACGCCATCCAGATGGCCGAACGCGCCCGCGCGGAACGCCTCACCCTGCGGGAACTGCAGGCGATCGTCGAAGGGTAA
- a CDS encoding SDR family oxidoreductase — protein MRILVLGGTQFVGRHIVLTLLARGHHVTTFTRGRTPDDLPEQVERLHGDRNADLSALADGSWDACVDVSAYTPQQVRAVGDALQGRVGRYAFISTISVYADFSRGPITEDARLHEPPAPDVQTVTGETYGPLKVACEHEALRAFGDRATILRPDIVAGPFDHTERYTTWVRRVATGGPMLAPGDGRADVQVIDARDLAEFTALTLEQDTPGVFNVVGPHLTWSAFLDTLAQATGVTPDLQWVPDAVLQAHDVTSQELPLYIAPDSGFAALMNVSHDRALAAGLTLRDPLVTARDTLAWANAHPVHITPLTPERERALLSAARP, from the coding sequence ATGCGCATCCTCGTTCTGGGCGGCACGCAGTTCGTCGGTCGGCACATCGTGCTGACGCTCCTGGCCCGCGGGCACCACGTCACCACCTTCACGCGCGGCCGCACGCCGGACGACCTGCCTGAACAGGTCGAGCGCCTGCACGGCGACCGCAACGCCGACCTGAGTGCCCTCGCGGACGGCTCCTGGGACGCGTGCGTGGACGTCAGCGCCTACACGCCCCAGCAGGTCCGCGCGGTCGGGGACGCCCTGCAGGGCCGCGTAGGCCGCTACGCCTTCATCAGCACCATCAGTGTCTATGCGGACTTCTCGCGCGGGCCGATCACCGAGGACGCGCGCCTGCACGAGCCGCCGGCGCCGGACGTGCAGACCGTGACGGGGGAGACGTACGGTCCCCTGAAGGTCGCGTGCGAGCACGAAGCGCTGCGCGCTTTCGGGGACCGCGCGACCATTCTGCGTCCGGACATCGTCGCCGGGCCGTTCGACCATACCGAGCGGTACACCACCTGGGTGCGGCGCGTCGCGACTGGCGGCCCGATGCTCGCGCCCGGCGACGGCCGCGCGGACGTGCAGGTCATTGATGCGCGCGACCTGGCGGAATTCACGGCGCTCACGCTCGAACAGGACACCCCGGGCGTGTTCAACGTGGTCGGCCCGCACCTCACGTGGTCGGCGTTCCTGGACACCCTCGCGCAGGCGACTGGCGTGACGCCCGACCTCCAGTGGGTGCCGGACGCCGTGCTGCAGGCCCACGACGTCACCAGTCAGGAACTGCCGCTCTATATCGCCCCGGACAGCGGGTTCGCGGCGCTGATGAACGTGTCGCACGACCGCGCGCTCGCGGCGGGCCTGACCCTGCGGGACCCGCTCGTCACCGCCCGCGACACGCTGGCGTGGGCGAACGCGCACCCGGTGCACATCACGCCGCTCACGCCGGAGCGCGAGCGGGCGCTGCTGAGCGCAGCGCGCCCCTGA
- the rraA gene encoding ribonuclease E activity regulator RraA produces MTAATYATTDLSDAHTDVHIAEPVWRSFGGRAAFHGRARTVQVHEDNVLVRAELATPGEGRVLVVDGGGSLRCALLGDMLGELAVRNGWAGVVVYGCVRDTRALGTLDLGVLALAPHPRRSGKLGAGEAGVPVTFAGVTVQDGDHVYADEDGLLISSAPLGEQA; encoded by the coding sequence GTGACGGCCGCGACGTACGCGACCACCGACCTGAGCGACGCGCACACGGACGTGCATATCGCCGAGCCGGTGTGGCGGTCCTTCGGGGGCCGCGCGGCGTTTCATGGGCGCGCGCGGACGGTGCAGGTCCACGAGGACAACGTCCTCGTGCGCGCGGAGCTCGCCACGCCCGGCGAGGGCCGCGTCCTCGTCGTGGACGGTGGGGGGAGCCTGCGCTGCGCGCTGCTGGGGGACATGCTCGGCGAACTCGCGGTCCGGAACGGCTGGGCGGGCGTCGTGGTGTACGGGTGCGTGCGGGACACGCGCGCGCTCGGCACGCTGGACCTGGGCGTCCTGGCGCTCGCGCCGCACCCGCGCCGGAGCGGGAAGCTCGGTGCCGGGGAGGCGGGCGTGCCGGTCACGTTCGCGGGCGTGACCGTGCAGGACGGCGACCACGTGTACGCCGACGAGGACGGCCTGCTGATCAGCAGCGCGCCGCTCGGCGAGCAGGCATAA
- a CDS encoding endonuclease III domain-containing protein yields the protein MTDARPLNAARPPEERAALLRELHARTRDAYGQKLLVPRREALHELISTILSQRTNWRDEETAYQELVKIGDWDAIAEAPVEQVAHAIRASNYPEVKAPRIQATLKAICAQRGNYDLSFLVDLPHEDGLKWLTDLPGVGVKTASLVLLFNFSKPVFPVDTHVHRITTRVGAIPRMGEAVAHKALLKLLAPDPPFLYELHINLLKHGQQVCTFSRPRCPKCVLRDLCDAHALYGNNVPPFDNGKKGRRTPAPDDAAPPA from the coding sequence GTGACGGACGCCCGCCCGCTCAACGCGGCCCGCCCCCCCGAGGAGCGGGCCGCGCTGCTCCGCGAACTCCACGCCCGCACCCGCGACGCGTACGGCCAGAAACTCCTCGTCCCCCGCCGCGAAGCGCTGCACGAACTGATCAGCACCATCCTCTCGCAGCGCACCAACTGGCGCGACGAGGAAACCGCCTACCAGGAACTCGTGAAGATCGGCGACTGGGACGCCATTGCCGAGGCGCCCGTCGAGCAGGTCGCGCACGCGATCCGCGCGAGCAACTACCCGGAAGTAAAGGCCCCGCGTATTCAGGCGACCCTGAAGGCCATCTGCGCGCAGCGCGGCAACTACGACCTGTCGTTCCTCGTGGACCTCCCGCACGAGGACGGCCTGAAGTGGCTCACGGACCTGCCCGGCGTCGGCGTGAAAACCGCGTCACTGGTGCTGCTGTTCAACTTCAGCAAACCGGTGTTCCCGGTAGACACGCACGTGCACCGCATCACCACCCGCGTCGGCGCCATCCCGCGCATGGGCGAGGCCGTGGCGCACAAGGCGCTGCTGAAGCTGCTCGCGCCGGACCCGCCGTTCCTGTACGAGCTGCACATCAACCTGCTCAAGCACGGGCAGCAGGTGTGCACGTTCAGCCGCCCCCGCTGCCCGAAGTGCGTCCTGCGGGACCTGTGCGACGCGCACGCCCTGTACGGCAACAATGTCCCCCCGTTCGACAACGGCAAGAAAGGCCGCCGCACACCCGCACCGGACGACGCCGCGCCGCCCGCATAA
- a CDS encoding molybdopterin oxidoreductase family protein has translation MTAPATRDVLLTCPLDCPDACRLKITLERQDDGSERAIKLGGDPNHPITRGFACAKTVHYPKRQYHPDRPTHPLKRVDDTFVRVSWDEALEDIAARLKRVLAEHGPNALLRYNYAGTMGLREGTHVHSFFRALGAPELDETICATAGTEGWAMTYGPRYGVRPQDVPHARTILLWGINSLTSNSHLTPWLTQARKNGARIIHIDPYRNKTSLYADEHVKIRPGTDAALALGLARELIVNGWHDETYLQDATVGFDEYRESALAWTPERTAEVTGVSPETLRALARQIGEHGPLYVRVGYGMTRHENGGTALRAATMLPALTGAWRHRGGGANVSTSGYFHLNRTHLGAAHLIRPGVPHVNMNQLADALAPERGFKAMFVYNCNPAVVAPDSERVIQGLRRADLFVVVLEQAMTETARHADYVLPATTFMEHADVYTSYGHTHLGYNPATLPPIGEARPNSWVFQELARRLGITEPSVYWSMDDLLAHLLDTDHPFLAGFTPERLKAEGTLPLNLPDDLRPFADGAPTASGKVQLSPAPEFIPVDAQLNDAYPLRLLTPPAHHFLNSTYGHLDVLTSAEGHEPHALIHPDDAQRYGLTDGAYANLTSEVGATQRRVRVTDATQPGVVVVEGSWWGLSAPDGRSINAITAQTLTDLGGGSTFHNTRIRVEPARG, from the coding sequence ATGACCGCGCCCGCCACCCGCGACGTCCTGCTCACCTGCCCCCTCGACTGCCCCGACGCCTGCCGCCTCAAAATCACCCTGGAACGCCAGGATGACGGGTCCGAACGCGCCATCAAACTCGGCGGTGACCCGAACCACCCCATCACCCGCGGCTTCGCGTGCGCGAAAACCGTGCACTACCCCAAGCGCCAGTACCACCCCGACCGCCCCACCCACCCGCTCAAACGCGTCGACGACACATTCGTGCGGGTCAGCTGGGACGAAGCGCTTGAGGACATCGCCGCGCGCCTGAAGCGCGTCCTCGCGGAGCACGGCCCGAACGCCCTTCTGCGCTACAACTACGCCGGCACCATGGGCCTGCGCGAGGGCACGCACGTCCACTCGTTCTTCCGCGCGCTCGGCGCCCCTGAACTCGACGAGACCATCTGCGCGACCGCCGGTACCGAAGGGTGGGCCATGACGTACGGCCCCCGCTACGGCGTGCGCCCGCAGGACGTGCCGCACGCCCGCACCATCCTGCTGTGGGGCATCAACAGCCTCACCAGCAACAGCCACCTCACCCCCTGGCTGACGCAGGCGCGCAAGAACGGCGCGCGCATCATTCACATCGACCCGTACCGCAACAAGACCAGCCTGTACGCCGACGAGCACGTCAAGATCCGCCCCGGCACGGACGCTGCCCTCGCGCTCGGCCTCGCCCGCGAACTCATCGTGAACGGCTGGCACGACGAAACCTACCTGCAGGACGCCACCGTCGGCTTCGACGAGTACCGCGAGAGCGCCCTGGCCTGGACGCCCGAACGGACCGCCGAGGTGACCGGCGTGAGTCCCGAAACGCTCCGCGCGCTCGCCCGTCAGATCGGCGAGCACGGCCCCCTGTACGTCCGCGTCGGGTACGGCATGACCCGCCACGAGAACGGCGGCACCGCCCTGCGCGCCGCCACCATGCTGCCCGCCCTGACCGGCGCGTGGCGGCACCGCGGCGGCGGCGCGAACGTCAGCACCAGCGGGTACTTCCACCTGAACCGCACGCACCTCGGCGCGGCGCACCTGATCCGGCCCGGCGTGCCGCACGTGAACATGAACCAGCTCGCGGACGCCCTCGCGCCCGAACGCGGCTTCAAGGCGATGTTCGTGTACAACTGCAACCCGGCGGTCGTCGCGCCCGACAGTGAGCGCGTCATCCAGGGCCTACGCCGCGCGGACCTGTTCGTTGTCGTGCTGGAGCAGGCCATGACGGAAACCGCGCGGCACGCCGATTACGTCCTGCCCGCCACCACGTTCATGGAGCACGCCGACGTGTACACCAGCTACGGCCACACGCACCTCGGCTACAACCCTGCGACGCTCCCGCCGATCGGCGAGGCCCGCCCGAACTCCTGGGTGTTCCAGGAACTCGCGCGCCGCCTCGGCATCACCGAACCCAGCGTGTACTGGAGCATGGACGACCTGCTCGCGCACCTGCTCGACACTGACCACCCGTTCCTCGCGGGGTTCACGCCCGAACGCCTCAAGGCCGAAGGCACCCTGCCGCTGAACCTCCCGGACGACCTGCGGCCGTTCGCGGACGGCGCGCCCACCGCCAGCGGGAAGGTGCAGCTCAGCCCCGCGCCCGAGTTCATTCCGGTGGACGCGCAACTGAACGACGCGTACCCGCTGCGGCTGCTCACACCGCCCGCGCACCATTTCCTGAACAGCACCTACGGGCACCTCGACGTCCTCACCAGCGCGGAAGGGCACGAGCCGCACGCGCTCATTCACCCGGACGACGCGCAGCGCTACGGCCTCACGGACGGCGCGTACGCGAACCTCACCAGCGAGGTCGGCGCGACGCAGCGCCGCGTGCGCGTCACGGACGCCACGCAGCCCGGCGTCGTCGTCGTGGAGGGCAGCTGGTGGGGCCTGAGCGCCCCGGACGGACGCAGCATCAACGCCATCACCGCGCAGACCCTCACGGACCTCGGCGGCGGAAGCACCTTCCACAACACCCGTATTCGCGTGGAACCCGCCCGGGGATAA